A region of the Candidatus Palauibacter australiensis genome:
CGGGCCCCGTACCCGAAGCCGTACCCGAAGCCGTTCCCCGTGCCGGAGAATCCGCACGCCTCCGCGAGTTCGCGGGCACCCTCATCGTCGTGGCAGTAGATGAGGCCTCCGGCGTGGCGGGTCCGCGTCGCGAATTCGGCGAACGCAGCGCGAAGGCGCTCCCAGCTGCCATAGGTGTCGAGATGTTCGGGTTCGAGCGAGCTGATCACGGCGAGCGTGGGCTGAAGTTCGAGGAAGGAACGGTCGAATTCATCGGCTTCCACGATGGCGGGGCCATCGCCCATCCGTGTAAACCCGTTCCACGCGTCCACCCGCCCGCCGACGAGGACGAGGGGATCGAGCCCCGCCGCGGCCGCGGCGTGCCCGGACATCGCGGTGATGGTCGTCTTCCCGTGCGTTCCGGCGATTCCGACGAGCGGCTGCCCGTTGAGGAGGGCGCCGAGCGCCCGGGCCCTGCGCATCACCGGTATGCCGGCGACTTCCGCGCGGACGACCTCCGGTTCGTCGGCCGGCACGGCCGAGCTTCGCACCAGCAGATCGATCCCGGACGTGTGGGAGGGGGCGTGCTCGTGCTCGACCCGGATCTCGTTCGCGGCAAGGTCGCCGAGGGCGTCCGCCGGGGCGCGGTCGCACCCGCTCACGACGTAGCCGGCGCGGTCGAGGAGAAGGGCGAGTCCGCGCATGCCGGCGCCGCCGATCCCCATCAGATGGATCTGGGCCCCGGGCGCCGGGAGATCCGCGGTTCCCGCCGGACGGGGCGCGCCCCCTGCCGCCCCGGTCATGCGGCGCACCGGTCCAGAAGCGTGAGCATCTCGTGGGCGATCTCGAGCGCCGCATCCGGCCGGCCACGGCGCGCGGCGGCCTCCGACATCCGGGCCAGGCGCCCGTCATCGGTGAGGATGTCGCGGCAGAGCGACCACAGCTCGCCGGCCTCGAGTCCCCCCTCCTCGCGGACTTCCGCGGCCCCCGCCTCCGCCAGCGCCCGCGCGTTCGTCAGTTGGTGCCCGCCGGCGGAGGTCGGAAGCGGCACGAGCACGGCCGGCCGGCCCGCGGCGCACAACTCCGCCAGCGACATCGCGCCCGACCGGCACAGCGCAACCGTCGCCCCATCCAACTGCCGTCCCAGGTCGTCAATGTAGGACACGACGCGGACGCGGTCCGCGAACGGCAGCTCCGAAGTGCGCGCGGAGAGTTCGGCCGCGTGCGCCGGTCCGGCGATCCACACGACCGAGACGCCGGCCGGCCATGCCGCGGCATCCCG
Encoded here:
- the murC gene encoding UDP-N-acetylmuramate--L-alanine ligase; amino-acid sequence: MTGAAGGAPRPAGTADLPAPGAQIHLMGIGGAGMRGLALLLDRAGYVVSGCDRAPADALGDLAANEIRVEHEHAPSHTSGIDLLVRSSAVPADEPEVVRAEVAGIPVMRRARALGALLNGQPLVGIAGTHGKTTITAMSGHAAAAAGLDPLVLVGGRVDAWNGFTRMGDGPAIVEADEFDRSFLELQPTLAVISSLEPEHLDTYGSWERLRAAFAEFATRTRHAGGLIYCHDDEGARELAEACGFSGTGNGFGYGFGYGARCRLEEAGRRTLRLSWPDGTIDLTLRVPGRHNQLNAAAAFLATLRLGGNPRAAARGLSEFRGVARRLEMIAAWPDLTVFDDYAHHPTEVAASLAAVREAYPDARLTVVFQPHLFTRTRDFAGAFTRALATADEARVLPIYPAREAPLPGVTSELITGRVGSTAAAIDREDALDLVPPDVGAGEAVLVFMGAGDVTDLAHAAVQRRAGDAVGA